From the genome of Terriglobia bacterium, one region includes:
- a CDS encoding homoserine dehydrogenase encodes MVTSPQVTKEASEARDERCKVGLIGFGTVGRSVARILTAGAGQLHLTHVYNRNIDRKKVDWVKREVVWTENVDDVLTSDCDVVLELIGGLDPAEEWVRRALESGKSVVTANKQLMARCGPELLQLAAEHGCHLLYGASVAGGIPVLLGLQEGLAGDRIQRISGILNGTCNFILSQIENAGISFSEALEQAQAKGFAEANASEDIDGFDARAKLTILARTALNASLEPEQVETHSIREVEQIDFAYAHDLGCTIRQISRAELQGDTLYARVQPCLAPQSSALARVTGSQNVVVSKGEFGGETVFSGHGAGGDPTAVAVVSDLLWLARNRENQASVGWSAARKLKVSGDFNSAHYVRFKVADKPGIIAALANVFSGHGINIDSVLQRPGFSKASLPFVITLEPCRSEKLREALAEIRNLTFHVAAPVDMPILG; translated from the coding sequence TTGGTAACGTCGCCGCAGGTGACTAAAGAAGCGAGCGAGGCGCGCGACGAGCGATGCAAGGTTGGACTGATCGGGTTCGGCACGGTCGGACGCTCGGTCGCACGCATTCTCACGGCCGGGGCTGGGCAACTCCACTTGACGCACGTCTACAACCGCAACATCGATCGCAAGAAGGTCGATTGGGTGAAGCGCGAGGTCGTGTGGACGGAAAATGTCGATGACGTGCTGACGTCCGACTGCGATGTCGTGCTGGAACTGATCGGCGGATTGGATCCGGCAGAGGAGTGGGTGCGTCGGGCGCTGGAGTCGGGCAAGTCGGTGGTGACGGCCAACAAACAGTTGATGGCCCGCTGCGGCCCGGAGCTGTTGCAGCTGGCAGCGGAGCATGGGTGCCATCTTCTATATGGTGCCTCGGTCGCGGGCGGCATCCCGGTGCTGCTGGGCTTGCAGGAAGGACTCGCGGGCGATCGCATCCAGCGCATCAGCGGCATTTTGAACGGCACGTGCAACTTCATCCTTAGCCAGATTGAGAATGCGGGGATCTCGTTCAGCGAGGCGCTGGAGCAGGCGCAGGCGAAGGGATTTGCAGAGGCAAATGCGTCGGAGGATATCGACGGGTTCGATGCGAGGGCAAAGCTGACGATCCTGGCGCGCACGGCACTGAACGCGTCGTTGGAACCGGAGCAGGTGGAGACGCACAGCATTCGTGAGGTGGAGCAGATCGACTTTGCTTACGCGCACGATTTGGGGTGCACCATACGACAGATTTCTCGGGCAGAGTTACAGGGTGACACGTTGTACGCGCGGGTGCAGCCGTGCCTGGCGCCGCAGAGTTCGGCGCTGGCGCGGGTGACGGGCAGCCAGAACGTCGTTGTTTCGAAGGGCGAGTTCGGCGGCGAAACAGTTTTCTCAGGACACGGTGCCGGTGGTGATCCAACGGCGGTGGCGGTGGTTTCCGACCTGCTGTGGCTGGCACGGAATCGTGAGAATCAGGCAAGTGTCGGTTGGAGTGCGGCGCGAAAGCTGAAGGTGAGCGGCGATTTCAACAGTGCGCATTACGTCCGGTTCAAAGTAGCGGACAAGCCGGGAATTATTGCGGCTCTGGCGAATGTGTTCTCGGGGCATGGAATCAACATCGATTCGGTGCTGCAGCGGCCGGGATTTTCGAAGGCGTCGTTGCCGTTCGTGATCACGCTGGAGCCGTGTCGCAGCGAGAAGTTGCGCGAGGCGCTGGCGGAAATTCGGAACCTGACTTTCCATGTGGCGGCGCCGGTGGATATGCCGATATTGGGATGA
- a CDS encoding ArdC family protein produces MEYQSNNNSNGSAAVNAASGSNNRKPATAQQLIRENVQYLIQQLEAGHSEALTAFLDAMAHFHNYSFGNVLLIARQRPTATHVAGMRTWNELGRRVKRGEKGIAILAPMIGKNRKKRKQESEEIDSNKSALLGFRRVYVWDEAQTDGAPLPTLGETTGEVGEYHDRLREFVSSRGIALEYSEDIAPALGVSYGGRIALLPGQTKAEEFAALVHETAHEFLHKAERRTATTKTVRETEAEAVAFVVAKAIGLNANTSAAYIQLYHGNAELLMESLEVVQQTASAILSGIQTKESISQEGPDSQFSTTEAAQTAA; encoded by the coding sequence ATGGAATATCAAAGCAACAACAACAGCAACGGCTCAGCCGCCGTCAATGCGGCTTCCGGCAGTAATAACCGGAAGCCCGCGACCGCACAGCAGCTCATCCGCGAAAACGTGCAGTATCTCATCCAGCAACTCGAAGCCGGACACAGCGAAGCCCTCACCGCCTTCCTCGACGCAATGGCTCATTTTCACAACTACTCGTTCGGAAATGTTTTGCTGATTGCGCGGCAGAGACCCACGGCAACGCATGTTGCAGGGATGAGAACGTGGAACGAGCTAGGCCGCCGCGTAAAACGCGGGGAAAAGGGCATCGCCATTCTTGCGCCCATGATTGGCAAGAACCGCAAGAAGCGGAAGCAGGAGAGCGAAGAAATCGACTCGAACAAGTCCGCTCTGCTCGGCTTTCGTCGCGTCTACGTGTGGGATGAGGCGCAGACCGACGGCGCACCACTGCCAACGCTCGGAGAGACCACCGGAGAAGTCGGCGAATATCACGACCGCTTGCGGGAGTTTGTCTCTTCACGCGGAATCGCCTTGGAGTACAGCGAAGACATCGCGCCTGCATTGGGTGTTTCCTACGGCGGCAGAATCGCGCTGCTGCCCGGACAGACGAAGGCCGAGGAGTTCGCCGCTCTTGTTCACGAGACCGCGCACGAATTTCTGCACAAGGCCGAGCGGCGCACGGCAACTACCAAGACGGTGCGAGAGACGGAAGCGGAAGCAGTCGCCTTTGTCGTCGCAAAAGCCATCGGCCTGAACGCCAACACCAGCGCTGCTTACATCCAGCTTTACCACGGCAACGCCGAGTTGCTGATGGAAAGCCTTGAAGTCGTCCAGCAAACAGCTTCCGCGATCCTCTCGGGAATCCAGACGAAAGAATCCATTTCACAGGAAGGTCCCGACTCTCAGTTTTCAACCACGGAAGCGGCACAGACCGCCGCCTAA
- the lysC gene encoding lysine-sensitive aspartokinase 3, producing MIVMKFGGTSVEDAKAIRRVAQIVRWRLTKSPLVVVSALAKMTDALVRMGEAAERNELAPALDELARFEARHVEAARELVSGQELNFLLAAFEENVKSLELLLKGVAALGELSNRTTDLILSYGEVLSSLLVAAAFRAEGLAGVHVDSRELMVTDAMHKSAQPLFERTGERLTKTVAPLLSKGKIPVMGGFIGGTEDGEVTTLGRGGSDYSAAIFGALLDAEAIEIWTDVEGMLTTDPRLCPDAQRIRTISFDEAAELAYFGAKVLHPATLLPAVERDIPVYVLNSRKPRSSGTCVRSKVAPSRTTFRAIAAKKGSTVINLRAPRMLMASGFLKAMFDILAKHRCPVDLVSTSEVSVSLVVDPSHDVAAMVPELRELGEVDVEPRKAIVCLVGKDIRGTVGIAASVFRVLADAGVNIHMISQGASEINISVVVDEEAVPKAVAKLHAHFFPKKEVLRKHEVTKVRRAIDVEDREFHLA from the coding sequence ATGATCGTGATGAAGTTTGGTGGGACGTCGGTGGAGGACGCCAAGGCGATTCGGCGGGTGGCACAAATTGTTCGCTGGCGCCTCACGAAGAGTCCGCTGGTAGTGGTAAGTGCCTTGGCCAAGATGACGGATGCGCTGGTTCGGATGGGCGAGGCTGCGGAGCGGAATGAATTGGCGCCGGCGCTCGATGAACTCGCGAGGTTTGAGGCGCGGCACGTTGAGGCCGCGCGTGAGCTGGTATCGGGCCAGGAACTGAATTTTCTGCTTGCGGCTTTCGAAGAGAACGTTAAATCGCTGGAGTTGTTGCTCAAGGGCGTGGCAGCGCTTGGGGAGCTTTCGAATCGCACTACCGATCTCATTCTTTCTTATGGGGAGGTTTTGTCGAGTTTGTTGGTTGCGGCGGCGTTCCGCGCGGAAGGACTTGCTGGAGTTCATGTTGATTCGCGCGAATTGATGGTGACTGACGCGATGCACAAGAGTGCGCAGCCCTTATTCGAGCGGACCGGCGAGCGGTTGACCAAAACAGTTGCACCGCTGCTTTCGAAGGGAAAGATTCCGGTGATGGGAGGATTTATCGGCGGAACGGAAGACGGCGAGGTGACGACGCTCGGGCGTGGCGGGTCGGACTACTCAGCGGCGATTTTCGGCGCGCTGCTTGATGCAGAGGCAATCGAGATCTGGACCGATGTCGAGGGGATGCTCACGACGGATCCGCGACTATGCCCGGACGCGCAGCGAATCCGCACGATCAGCTTCGACGAGGCGGCAGAGCTTGCATATTTCGGAGCGAAGGTGCTGCATCCCGCTACGTTATTGCCGGCAGTGGAGCGCGATATCCCCGTCTACGTGCTGAATTCACGGAAGCCACGGAGCAGTGGGACGTGCGTTCGCAGCAAGGTGGCGCCCAGCCGGACGACGTTCCGAGCAATCGCTGCGAAGAAGGGATCGACGGTGATTAACCTACGCGCGCCGCGGATGCTGATGGCCTCGGGCTTCCTGAAAGCGATGTTCGACATACTCGCGAAGCATCGCTGCCCGGTGGACCTGGTGTCGACCTCGGAAGTGAGCGTGTCGCTGGTGGTCGATCCGTCGCACGATGTCGCGGCCATGGTTCCGGAACTAAGAGAGTTGGGTGAGGTGGATGTCGAGCCTCGCAAGGCGATTGTGTGCCTGGTGGGGAAGGACATTCGCGGGACGGTCGGTATTGCGGCGAGCGTGTTTCGCGTGCTGGCGGACGCCGGCGTGAATATCCACATGATTTCGCAGGGCGCCTCGGAGATCAACATCAGCGTGGTCGTCGATGAAGAGGCGGTGCCAAAGGCAGTAGCAAAACTGCACGCACATTTCTTTCCGAAAAAAGAAGTATTACGAAAACACGAAGTCACAAAGGTGAGGAGAGCGATTGATGTCGAAGACAGGGAATTTCATCTGGCTTAA
- a CDS encoding ParB/RepB/Spo0J family partition protein, which translates to MSTAVSINNNEYRNLPVVQLQESPTNPRRRFDEHSLAELAASFTAQGVLQPLLVREIEESKYEVVAGARRLRAAKLAALETVPVRVVELSDAACAEAQLVENIQREGVHPLEEAFAFHVLLHTDGLQYDIQSLAAKAGKSPAFVATRLRLTELIPSIAEAFLADQIGVGHALEIAKLPQSEQQLAFDAAFRTVWSGSKESRVLLPVRELTAWLEQNILLSLDAVAFDKGDETLVPEAGSCTNCPKRTGYNTLLFDAALKDSCTDQHCYNNKLSKLVERQIAEKPKLVQITTSYGTRGDDAVLGRNRYVALNLSAKNRKSKAPLSPHQKPCKQMSEAIVVDGTERGHIVKVCTDPTCSVHFADRAAPNPEQMAKEREQRRKELERQKLETTVRHRTLAEVLKRVGSPLDRADLVLVASALLNRLEPMRKEVFARRHKLIEKTGSEVTYPQVQQAIAKLLRQADEAALSKLLIEVTLLEVADHPSQSDADALTTTAKRHRVDVVKVRKAVEQEFAAKRDKQESKQKTAAKKTAAKPAA; encoded by the coding sequence ATGTCTACCGCAGTTAGCATCAACAACAATGAATACCGCAATCTGCCTGTCGTACAGTTGCAGGAATCGCCCACCAACCCACGCCGCCGCTTCGATGAACACAGCCTAGCGGAACTGGCTGCCAGCTTTACGGCCCAAGGAGTGTTACAGCCCTTGCTTGTTCGCGAGATCGAAGAAAGCAAGTACGAGGTCGTTGCCGGAGCACGCAGATTGCGTGCCGCCAAACTGGCAGCACTCGAAACCGTTCCTGTGCGGGTTGTGGAACTCTCGGACGCCGCCTGTGCCGAGGCTCAGTTGGTCGAGAACATTCAGCGCGAAGGCGTGCATCCTCTGGAGGAAGCCTTCGCCTTCCACGTGCTTCTGCACACGGATGGGCTTCAGTACGACATCCAGAGTTTGGCTGCCAAGGCTGGAAAGAGTCCGGCTTTCGTGGCAACTCGGTTGCGCTTGACCGAACTGATTCCATCCATTGCCGAGGCCTTCTTGGCAGACCAGATCGGAGTAGGACACGCGCTGGAAATTGCCAAACTGCCGCAATCAGAACAGCAACTCGCATTCGATGCGGCATTCCGTACCGTCTGGAGTGGCAGCAAAGAAAGTCGCGTATTGCTGCCCGTGCGGGAGTTGACGGCATGGCTTGAGCAGAACATCCTGCTCTCACTTGATGCCGTGGCGTTCGACAAGGGCGATGAAACACTTGTGCCAGAAGCCGGGAGTTGTACGAACTGCCCCAAACGAACCGGATACAACACGCTGCTCTTCGATGCAGCGTTGAAAGATAGTTGTACCGATCAGCATTGCTACAACAACAAGCTCAGCAAACTCGTCGAGCGACAGATTGCCGAGAAACCGAAGCTGGTACAAATCACGACCAGCTACGGAACGCGCGGCGATGATGCCGTGCTTGGACGCAACCGTTACGTCGCCTTGAATCTTTCGGCGAAGAACAGGAAGTCAAAAGCGCCACTCTCGCCACACCAGAAGCCATGCAAGCAAATGAGCGAGGCGATTGTGGTGGACGGCACGGAACGTGGTCACATCGTAAAGGTATGCACCGATCCGACTTGTTCCGTTCACTTCGCCGACCGAGCCGCACCCAATCCAGAGCAGATGGCAAAGGAGCGTGAACAGCGGCGCAAGGAACTGGAACGGCAGAAGCTCGAAACCACGGTGCGGCACCGCACGCTGGCCGAAGTGCTCAAGCGCGTTGGTTCTCCGCTCGACCGTGCCGACCTCGTTCTGGTAGCGAGTGCGCTGCTGAATAGGCTCGAACCCATGAGGAAAGAAGTGTTCGCGCGGAGGCACAAGCTGATTGAAAAGACAGGCAGCGAGGTGACGTATCCGCAGGTGCAGCAGGCCATCGCAAAGCTGCTGCGGCAAGCGGATGAGGCAGCGCTATCAAAGCTGCTGATCGAGGTCACCTTGCTGGAGGTTGCGGACCACCCATCCCAAAGCGATGCAGATGCTCTGACTACAACGGCCAAACGGCATCGCGTGGACGTAGTGAAGGTCCGCAAAGCGGTCGAGCAGGAGTTTGCCGCCAAGCGAGACAAGCAGGAGAGTAAGCAGAAAACCGCTGCGAAAAAGACAGCCGCGAAACCCGCTGCGTAA
- a CDS encoding tyrosine-type recombinase/integrase: MSRRTGQNGHIEVSGKWWVVRWWMDVPGQEERRHMRAKICPISGPGCISKSERERRAREIITGSGADTVELFDKVVKQAHGVTFRQQAKWWLNHIQRRKRKPLANATLELWKGCLDNWINPNIGDLPLSEVNNAVLKTLVARMSEGGLSPKTISDNYVPVVKMVVASAVDEEGEQIYPRKWNHEFIDLPVVEKDKQNTPSFSAEVMNGLVRWKKSRERMIFILCGAAGLRIGEVLGIEIDKHMSSDFLTLYIKQKVRHGKVELRLKTANGFRQVDLHPSIAEMLKQFIGDRKTGFLFCTRKGKPVSPTNIIRRHLHKALKELKYVNPFTGTHKAGNHAFRRFRNTYLRNYTECPAGLYKYWMGHAGEDMSDLYDKIKEDVAFRRKWAERCGFGFELPSVVPNVPKTAQKNEAVEAA; this comes from the coding sequence ATGTCCCGCCGAACTGGTCAGAACGGCCACATTGAAGTGAGCGGTAAATGGTGGGTTGTTCGTTGGTGGATGGATGTACCGGGACAGGAAGAGAGAAGGCACATGCGAGCCAAGATATGCCCGATCTCCGGTCCCGGTTGCATATCCAAATCAGAAAGAGAACGGCGCGCCCGTGAAATCATCACGGGGAGCGGAGCGGATACAGTTGAGCTCTTCGACAAGGTGGTGAAACAGGCTCACGGCGTCACATTCCGCCAGCAAGCGAAGTGGTGGCTGAACCACATTCAGCGTCGCAAGCGCAAACCATTAGCAAATGCGACGTTGGAACTTTGGAAAGGCTGCTTGGATAATTGGATCAACCCGAATATCGGAGACCTGCCGCTATCCGAGGTCAACAATGCAGTGCTCAAAACACTCGTTGCCAGAATGTCGGAAGGCGGTTTGTCGCCGAAGACGATAAGTGATAACTACGTGCCAGTGGTCAAGATGGTGGTGGCTTCCGCTGTCGATGAGGAAGGAGAGCAAATCTATCCGCGCAAGTGGAATCACGAGTTCATCGATCTGCCCGTCGTCGAAAAGGACAAGCAGAACACGCCGTCCTTTTCTGCTGAGGTAATGAACGGTTTGGTGCGATGGAAGAAGTCACGGGAACGGATGATTTTCATCCTGTGCGGTGCGGCGGGTTTGAGAATCGGAGAGGTGCTCGGTATCGAAATCGACAAGCACATGTCGTCCGACTTCCTGACTCTCTACATCAAGCAGAAGGTTCGTCACGGGAAAGTCGAACTGCGGCTCAAGACTGCGAACGGCTTTCGTCAGGTCGATCTTCACCCGAGCATTGCCGAGATGCTCAAACAGTTCATTGGCGACCGCAAGACGGGATTCCTCTTCTGTACTCGAAAAGGAAAACCAGTGTCGCCAACGAACATAATCAGGCGTCATCTGCATAAGGCGCTGAAAGAACTCAAATACGTGAATCCGTTTACGGGAACGCACAAAGCTGGAAACCATGCGTTTCGTCGTTTTCGGAATACGTACCTGCGGAATTACACGGAGTGCCCTGCGGGACTATACAAATACTGGATGGGTCATGCGGGGGAGGATATGAGCGACCTCTACGACAAGATCAAAGAGGACGTGGCATTCCGCAGAAAATGGGCAGAACGGTGCGGATTCGGATTCGAATTGCCCTCAGTTGTACCGAATGTACCGAAAACTGCACAAAAAAACGAAGCAGTAGAGGCAGCGTAA
- a CDS encoding branched-chain amino acid transaminase, which yields MSKTGNFIWLNGELRDQHAAQLPFLTAGLHYGVGVFEGIRCYQADRGPAVFRLKDHMRRLEQSAQVLGWRELPYSVDELCDAVLEVVAANGFGNCYVRPLVYLAEGGWNLCIDNGEPHVGIAAWNWEAYLGHEALERGVRANTSSFTRHHANVTMTKAKICGNYVNSVLAKTESVRLGFDEAIMLDPQGYVAECTGENLFLVRKGAIYTTPAAGVLEGITRDSIIALARDLGYSVTEQPVSRDQLYFADEVFVSGTAAEVIGLREIDFRKIGGGETGPVTQRLQRAFTKAVRGKHKFSARWLDYVKVPARSEAAKEAGLGNVAAGD from the coding sequence ATGTCGAAGACAGGGAATTTCATCTGGCTTAATGGAGAGTTGCGGGATCAGCATGCGGCGCAGTTGCCGTTTTTGACGGCGGGTCTGCATTACGGCGTCGGGGTATTCGAGGGTATCCGGTGCTACCAGGCGGATCGCGGGCCGGCGGTATTTCGGTTGAAAGACCATATGCGTCGGCTGGAGCAGTCGGCACAGGTTCTCGGGTGGCGCGAACTGCCGTACTCGGTGGATGAACTCTGTGACGCGGTGCTGGAAGTGGTCGCCGCGAATGGTTTTGGAAACTGCTACGTTAGACCACTGGTGTATCTCGCCGAGGGCGGATGGAATTTGTGTATCGATAACGGTGAGCCTCACGTTGGTATCGCCGCGTGGAATTGGGAAGCGTATCTTGGTCATGAGGCGCTGGAGCGCGGCGTCCGCGCCAACACCTCGTCGTTCACCCGGCACCACGCGAACGTGACGATGACGAAGGCAAAGATCTGCGGGAATTACGTGAACTCGGTGCTGGCCAAGACCGAGTCGGTGCGGCTGGGATTCGACGAGGCGATCATGCTCGACCCGCAGGGGTACGTCGCCGAGTGCACGGGAGAGAACCTGTTCCTGGTGCGCAAGGGAGCTATCTACACGACGCCAGCGGCCGGCGTGCTTGAGGGCATCACGCGGGACAGCATCATTGCACTGGCGCGCGATCTGGGATATAGCGTGACGGAGCAGCCGGTTTCGCGGGACCAGCTGTATTTCGCCGATGAAGTCTTTGTGTCGGGTACGGCTGCCGAGGTGATCGGGCTGCGCGAGATTGATTTCCGCAAGATCGGTGGGGGCGAGACGGGCCCGGTGACGCAGCGGTTGCAGCGCGCATTTACCAAGGCAGTTCGAGGCAAGCACAAGTTTTCTGCACGGTGGCTGGATTATGTGAAGGTGCCGGCACGGAGCGAGGCAGCAAAGGAGGCGGGGCTTGGTAACGTCGCCGCAGGTGACTAA
- the thrC gene encoding threonine synthase yields the protein MRLQCSECHYELDLHDRRLSCPKCGELLELEPEVECEPGKLKRLWAQRRVSDDPRDLSGVWRFREFLPEYPVEAVVTMGEGNCPIVRGNITAEYAGLRNLWFKHLGWNPTACFKDLGMTVGVTEAKVAGAKIVACASTGNTSGSLAAYGARAGLKVRVYLPEGKISVNKLAQTLDYGADVVQIKGSFDAALDAVIESSKENIYLLNSINPFRIEGQKTTMFHLCEQFGWDPPDYLIVPGGNLGNSSAFGKGFEELKAAGLIEHVPKLVVVQAAGANPLAQMWRRGAAELVPVEHPETMATAIRIGNPRSWRKALRAVKFTGGWVMDVTDEEIAEAKEVIGRDGIGCEPASATTLAALHKLAGEKKIEADARVVAILTGHVLKDTEFIIRREQGRLRDASTVGMN from the coding sequence ATGAGACTGCAATGCAGTGAGTGCCACTACGAACTCGATTTGCACGATCGCCGGTTGAGCTGTCCGAAATGTGGTGAACTGCTGGAACTGGAGCCGGAGGTCGAGTGCGAGCCCGGAAAACTGAAGCGGCTCTGGGCGCAGCGGCGAGTCTCCGACGATCCGCGCGATCTGAGCGGTGTCTGGCGCTTCCGCGAGTTTCTTCCGGAGTACCCGGTGGAAGCGGTCGTCACGATGGGAGAAGGGAATTGTCCCATCGTGCGCGGCAACATCACGGCTGAATACGCGGGGTTGCGGAATTTGTGGTTCAAGCACCTGGGGTGGAACCCGACGGCGTGCTTCAAGGACCTGGGAATGACGGTTGGAGTGACGGAGGCGAAAGTCGCAGGCGCAAAAATTGTCGCCTGCGCTTCGACGGGAAATACCTCTGGATCGCTGGCCGCGTATGGGGCGCGTGCTGGGCTGAAGGTTCGAGTCTATCTGCCAGAGGGAAAGATTTCCGTCAACAAGCTGGCGCAGACTCTCGATTACGGGGCCGACGTCGTGCAGATCAAAGGCAGTTTTGATGCGGCGCTGGATGCGGTGATCGAATCCTCAAAAGAGAACATTTACCTTTTGAATTCGATCAATCCGTTCCGGATCGAGGGGCAGAAGACGACGATGTTCCATCTCTGCGAGCAGTTCGGGTGGGATCCGCCGGATTACCTGATCGTGCCGGGCGGGAATCTCGGGAACTCGTCCGCGTTCGGAAAAGGGTTCGAGGAACTGAAGGCGGCGGGGTTGATCGAGCATGTGCCGAAACTCGTGGTCGTGCAGGCGGCAGGGGCCAACCCGCTGGCCCAGATGTGGCGACGCGGAGCGGCGGAACTGGTGCCAGTGGAGCATCCGGAAACGATGGCGACGGCAATTCGCATCGGGAATCCGCGTTCATGGAGGAAGGCGTTGCGTGCGGTGAAGTTCACAGGCGGTTGGGTGATGGATGTGACGGATGAGGAGATCGCCGAAGCGAAGGAAGTGATTGGACGTGACGGTATTGGGTGTGAGCCGGCTTCGGCGACGACACTGGCGGCCCTGCACAAACTGGCGGGCGAGAAGAAGATCGAGGCGGACGCGCGCGTAGTGGCGATCCTGACCGGACACGTTTTGAAAGACACGGAGTTCATCATTCGGCGCGAGCAGGGGCGTTTGCGCGATGCGTCGACGGTGGGGATGAACTGA